From a single Stackebrandtia endophytica genomic region:
- a CDS encoding DUF397 domain-containing protein — protein MNILDGLSADQVTWQKSRRSNPSGNCVEIATGQHQHLDVIADSKETGVPDRGVLQGAAALIHSIRFDLL, from the coding sequence ATGAACATCTTGGATGGTTTGAGCGCCGATCAGGTCACCTGGCAGAAAAGCAGGCGCAGCAACCCCAGCGGCAACTGCGTCGAGATCGCAACGGGACAACACCAACACCTCGACGTCATCGCCGACAGCAAAGAAACCGGTGTGCCTGACCGTGGGGTGCTTCAGGGCGCGGCAGCACTGATCCACTCCATCCGGTTCGACCTGCTGTAA
- a CDS encoding transposase family protein, translating to MLLYQAGLPLSSSTLRYLTGVIRAYRRAAGVWWRILDCRDQALMTLVYLRKGETYADLAAGFAVSPATVYRRVNETIDLLAARAAPLSRTLKRAKDAGDGFVIVDGTLIGTNRPAADRPYYSGKHRRHGMNIQAITSPHGDLLWTSGALPGAVHDTAAARIWQIPAHLRATGINALVDKGYCGLYTQAVAVPWKGHGKPDPKKIYNRLHARLRAPGERAFAQLKTWHILRKLRCNPHRTTNITRAITVLIHTG from the coding sequence GTGTTGTTGTATCAGGCGGGCCTGCCGTTGTCGTCGTCGACCCTGCGTTATCTGACCGGTGTGATTCGTGCGTATCGGCGAGCCGCGGGGGTGTGGTGGCGGATCCTGGATTGCCGTGATCAGGCGTTGATGACCCTGGTTTATCTGCGTAAAGGCGAAACCTACGCCGATCTGGCGGCCGGGTTCGCCGTGTCGCCGGCGACGGTTTATCGGCGGGTCAACGAGACCATCGATCTGCTGGCCGCGCGGGCGGCACCATTGTCGAGGACCCTCAAACGAGCCAAAGACGCCGGTGATGGGTTCGTCATCGTCGACGGGACCCTGATCGGGACGAACCGGCCGGCCGCCGACCGGCCCTACTATTCGGGTAAACACCGTCGTCACGGCATGAACATACAAGCCATCACCAGCCCACACGGTGATCTGTTGTGGACATCGGGAGCCCTACCGGGGGCTGTCCATGACACCGCCGCCGCACGGATCTGGCAGATCCCCGCCCACCTGCGTGCCACCGGCATCAACGCTCTAGTCGACAAAGGCTACTGCGGGCTCTACACCCAGGCCGTCGCCGTGCCGTGGAAAGGCCACGGCAAGCCCGATCCGAAGAAGATATACAACCGGCTCCACGCCCGACTACGCGCACCCGGCGAACGCGCCTTCGCACAACTGAAAACCTGGCACATCCTGCGCAAACTCCGCTGCAACCCCCACCGCACCACCAACATCACCCGCGCCATCACAGTCCTAATCCACACAGGATGA
- a CDS encoding LysM peptidoglycan-binding domain-containing protein, which yields MRWIRATTAALILVAVVAGIPWLLITVAGWPLPDHIPNLDEISRFLTRPFTSTVLMNLLALLGWLTWLWFMRDLATAITRQIRAHHTGQTHDTDTEVTAAKGPMRWVVAALVGAIATAAVPAHTTMSTVEPNPTVATAVVPSLPSPEQPDPPSTRETAAEAAVSVHTVQAGDTLWDIAATRLDDPHQWPDIYDTNENRVQTDGGRLTDPDLIHPGWQLDIPTQNEPEPQPEPEPEPAPELSSPPNDDFQQHAPPPRPDNPSTETEQSKTTQASHTGIWIGGSLIAALFIAGLIRLVRTTRTRLITTNSPATISLSGKLAALEALANNDEFVMDESQNEQPLPIGVDADDQPVPVLDLAAGGLGLTGPGAASSVRALIATALVTGEHTDSEPNIIITTAILNRLAEGEPVAWIDRLITTDHHDGIRTAIEREINHRTETGVTEPPVIAVIAPTSTDHDAWRELLDQGANLGIGGIIFGDWAPSTIHINRDATTNHPDIDHTFHLDIDTFLSTLDTLTQTTAATHADTTTTTIVEPDEEPELAPAGDRQTTAPTQAARPQSPEPEPEPEPEPEPEPEPEPEPEPEPEPEPEPEPEPEPEPAQPQRSEAVARQEKPVRLQVFGRITVTHHGETVTGIRQRGKHLLAYLAAHPDGATTDELMEHIVGDMTIRKAANSLNVTISTTRTLLRKATGLDDAAFIVYDPDHRTYRLDTDHIATDINDLNHHLTAANEATTETQRAEHLAVAQELGREPFATSISDDTSWALAVRERLEFGASANVDVS from the coding sequence ATGCGCTGGATACGCGCCACCACCGCCGCACTCATTCTCGTCGCCGTCGTGGCCGGTATTCCATGGCTGCTCATCACCGTCGCCGGGTGGCCGCTACCCGACCACATACCCAACCTCGACGAAATCAGCCGCTTCCTCACCCGGCCGTTCACCTCGACCGTGCTGATGAACCTGCTGGCTCTGTTGGGTTGGTTGACGTGGTTGTGGTTCATGCGCGACCTCGCCACCGCCATCACCCGGCAGATCCGCGCCCACCACACCGGACAAACCCACGACACCGACACCGAAGTCACCGCAGCAAAGGGGCCGATGCGGTGGGTCGTCGCCGCCCTCGTCGGGGCGATCGCCACCGCCGCCGTCCCCGCCCACACCACCATGTCCACCGTCGAACCCAACCCGACCGTCGCCACCGCCGTCGTCCCGTCGCTGCCATCACCAGAACAACCAGACCCCCCATCGACACGCGAGACCGCAGCCGAGGCAGCAGTTTCCGTTCACACCGTCCAAGCGGGAGACACACTCTGGGACATCGCCGCCACCCGCCTCGACGACCCCCACCAATGGCCCGACATATACGACACCAACGAAAACCGAGTCCAGACCGACGGCGGCCGACTCACCGACCCCGACCTCATCCACCCCGGATGGCAACTCGACATCCCCACCCAGAACGAACCCGAACCACAACCCGAGCCCGAACCAGAGCCGGCCCCCGAACTCAGCAGCCCACCAAACGACGACTTCCAACAACACGCACCACCACCGCGACCCGACAACCCCTCAACCGAAACCGAACAGTCGAAGACCACACAGGCCAGTCACACCGGGATATGGATCGGAGGAAGCCTCATCGCCGCCCTGTTCATCGCCGGTCTCATCCGCCTAGTCCGCACCACTCGAACCCGACTCATCACAACGAACAGTCCCGCAACGATCAGCCTTTCCGGGAAACTCGCCGCCCTAGAAGCCCTCGCCAATAACGACGAGTTCGTGATGGACGAATCGCAGAATGAACAACCTCTCCCCATCGGAGTCGACGCCGACGATCAACCTGTCCCGGTGCTCGACCTCGCGGCAGGCGGGCTGGGACTGACCGGGCCGGGAGCAGCCTCAAGCGTCCGCGCCCTCATCGCCACCGCACTCGTCACCGGAGAGCACACCGACAGCGAACCCAACATCATCATCACCACCGCGATCCTCAACCGGCTCGCCGAAGGCGAACCCGTCGCCTGGATCGACCGACTCATCACCACCGACCACCACGACGGCATCCGCACCGCCATCGAACGCGAAATCAACCACCGCACCGAAACCGGCGTCACCGAGCCGCCCGTCATCGCCGTCATCGCCCCCACCAGCACCGACCACGATGCCTGGCGCGAACTACTCGATCAAGGCGCCAACCTCGGTATCGGCGGCATCATCTTCGGCGACTGGGCGCCATCCACCATCCACATCAACCGTGACGCCACCACCAACCACCCCGACATCGACCACACCTTCCACCTCGACATCGACACATTCCTATCCACACTCGACACCCTCACCCAAACCACCGCCGCAACCCACGCCGACACCACCACCACCACAATCGTCGAACCCGACGAAGAACCAGAACTTGCCCCTGCTGGCGACCGCCAAACAACCGCACCGACCCAAGCTGCCAGACCACAATCGCCTGAACCCGAACCCGAACCCGAACCCGAACCCGAACCCGAACCCGAACCCGAACCCGAACCCGAACCCGAACCCGAACCCGAACCCGAACCCGAACCCGAACCCGAACCCGAACCTGCCCAGCCACAACGATCTGAAGCCGTTGCCCGTCAGGAGAAACCAGTGCGCCTACAGGTCTTCGGCCGGATCACCGTCACACACCATGGAGAAACCGTCACCGGGATCCGGCAGCGAGGGAAACACCTGCTCGCCTACCTCGCCGCACACCCCGACGGAGCCACCACCGACGAACTCATGGAACACATCGTCGGCGACATGACCATCCGCAAAGCCGCGAATTCGCTCAACGTCACCATCTCGACCACCCGAACCCTCTTGCGAAAGGCAACCGGCTTGGATGACGCAGCGTTCATCGTCTACGACCCCGACCACCGCACCTACCGACTCGACACCGACCACATCGCTACCGACATCAACGACCTGAACCACCACCTCACCGCCGCCAACGAGGCCACCACCGAGACCCAGCGAGCAGAACATCTTGCCGTCGCCCAAGAGCTCGGCAGAGAGCCGTTCGCAACCAGTATCAGCGACGACACGTCTTGGGCGTTGGCGGTCCGGGAACGCCTCGAATTTGGCGCGTCCGCCAATGTGGATGTTTCCTGA
- a CDS encoding pilus assembly protein TadG-related protein: MTPTHTHRDAGYAAPFIVVLAIALIAVVGLVWDAGRALSDRTEAATIAQAAARAGVNQLDLTDYRTDGTQPRIDPAAAETAALAWITSNGLTGTATATPESITVTVTVETSPQLLSIIGVGPITGTSTATATVHHGEET; encoded by the coding sequence ATGACCCCAACCCATACCCACCGCGATGCCGGTTATGCCGCGCCGTTCATCGTCGTGCTCGCCATCGCCCTCATCGCCGTCGTCGGACTGGTCTGGGATGCCGGACGCGCCCTGTCCGACCGCACCGAAGCCGCCACCATCGCCCAAGCCGCCGCACGCGCCGGAGTCAACCAACTCGACCTCACCGACTACCGCACCGACGGCACCCAGCCACGCATAGACCCCGCCGCCGCCGAAACCGCCGCCCTGGCCTGGATCACCAGCAACGGACTTACCGGCACCGCCACCGCCACACCCGAATCCATCACCGTGACCGTCACCGTCGAAACCAGTCCGCAACTGCTGTCGATCATCGGCGTCGGACCCATCACCGGCACCAGCACCGCCACCGCGACCGTCCACCATGGTGAGGAGACCTGA
- a CDS encoding TadE/TadG family type IV pilus assembly protein, whose translation MNRRPRDDGSATIQAIVIAPVLILLVMVAVACARIVGMQLDVNASAHAAARAASLARTNSTAHTDATAAATATLADNIHCDQLKSTVDGNLAVGSTVTVTVTCTVPLADLAYVPWGTYTVTASASAPIDTWRSRL comes from the coding sequence ATGAACCGGCGGCCACGTGACGACGGTTCGGCGACCATCCAGGCCATCGTCATAGCGCCTGTGTTGATTCTGTTGGTCATGGTCGCCGTGGCGTGCGCGCGGATCGTCGGGATGCAACTCGATGTCAACGCCTCAGCCCATGCCGCCGCGCGTGCCGCGTCGCTCGCCCGCACCAACAGCACCGCCCACACCGACGCCACTGCCGCTGCGACCGCCACCCTCGCCGACAACATCCACTGTGACCAATTGAAATCGACGGTTGACGGGAACCTCGCCGTCGGGTCGACCGTGACGGTCACGGTGACCTGCACCGTCCCCCTCGCTGATCTGGCGTATGTGCCGTGGGGGACCTACACCGTCACCGCCTCCGCGTCAGCGCCCATCGACACCTGGCGGAGCCGACTATGA